The following is a genomic window from Nymphaea colorata isolate Beijing-Zhang1983 chromosome 3, ASM883128v2, whole genome shotgun sequence.
TCAGAATGGAGCAGAAAGCTACAACATGTGCTGTGTTTATGAAACCTTCAACTTGTGTTGACTGAATTCCGGTAAGGCTTCTGAAGAGCATCTTAAATTAGCCCGGGGCTGGTTTTCGCATCCTTAGAGGAAACAAATAGGAAAGAACATATTAACACCTTCAGATCATAGGTTGTAAAGTTCTGATTAGAGGGTGCTCTGTTCTGTGCATGGCTCTCAAATGTTGGTTCTTATGTGCACTCATTCATTCCCAaaatcaatataatttttatgcatccacAAATAACTCATCTATTTGTCCTTGTGGGCTTCCTGCATCATTACCTATTATTCCTAACTATCCTTTTTGCTATGACTTATGATTTTGACCAAGAAAAgatttttgaccaaaaaaaggCTTCTTTATTTAGAAATTGTGTTGTAGTTGTACTTTTCTGATCCACAGTCACAAAGATTGGCAATATtatacaaaattttgtttcagaatgaaatgaaaaaagaaaatttcttatCTTCTTTTGGAATATCTTCAAAATGGAAATATCACAAAAACATCATGAGTTTTATTAAcgattatttttaattttttacaccTTTTTTTAGGTTCCTTTTAACATTCAATAactattttgagtttttatcaatgttgtaaaaaacttgtaatttcataatttcctctatttttttataatttttaatttttcgaATCTgaagattttcctgagaaagaCCTTGCCAACAAAGCCTGATTGTGATGTTTGTGACTATATTTGAACTGTTGTTTCTTCGAGGTCTTCTAAATTAAGATCTGGTAGAATAAAAAAACGGATAATTTTATTGGCTAAGTTTAAGTCTGTTTTTTAAAAGGTACATAGACTTGCTTCTGTGGAAGCCTTTGTTTGAAACTTCTTCAACCTCACAGGTTTTAATACTGGGCCATCCTCTTCACTGTCTTCTTGGCATGGTCCTTCTCTGCCGTAACATTGTCAAAAACAGTATGTACACCAAAAGGGAAGATCTAGAATTGTTGAAGGCTTGAATCTAATGTATGAGATCATATTTTGACCTGTATATGGGAACCGAGTACCTAAGGAGAGTGTCATCTCTTTTCTAAATCTCAACAATTTTAGGTGTATCAGGGAACCTGAACCCATTCTTGGACATAGTAGGCAGTTGAATTTTATGCTACTTAAAATTCCTAATTCACTTCTTGGATTCATCCTTCTTCTAACTATATGTGGTCCAATATGTCATTGGGGGTTTTTCTTGCCTGGATGGATGCTAGTGTTCTTGAAGACAATAATGGTAAGAATCTCTAGACtgcagtttctcattttatattTGATTGCAAAAGGAAAATGGAGAATGATTGGCATGGAAGTGGGAAAATTCGAAAATTTACTGGAGCTATGGTAAACAAAGAAGATCGATATCGAGCAGTGAAGGAGCAGAAAACCCCAGATTTTGTGAGGTACTCTTCTGTAGGCACAGAAATATGTATGAGTATTCTGTTAACTTTTGGTGTTTCTATAGTCTCAGACCTTCTACTGCTCATGCTCTGCTCACGTTAGCTGCTGCATTAGCCTCAATAGTGGTGGTGGTTGTTCTTGGCATCTTCTTCAAGTGGTCATTTGTGATTAATTTAGTTCAATTATGGCATGTTCCAGTTTATCCTCCAAAATTAGCTGCATATGACATATGCTTGTCCACCATAACTTTTGGAGTCTGAAAAATCTAAACATGGCTACGACATTAAGTGCATGTTATCATATATGCTGTTATATCCACATGTTTTCTCCTTAAACAATTTTACGTGGGTAAATCTGATTTCTGCTTTTAGATGCTCCGCTTCCTCTTATGTTTAAGAGCATTgatactttatttttcttggacTCTGTTAATATTTTTCAAGCTTTGGCTGTAATTGTAGTCTGTGAAGATTgggttatttcttttcttttcgtaTGAATTATGAGGCGTGGAACATAATTTTCTAATACCAATagcttatttttatttgtcACATTTCTCTTCATATCTAAGCTTGTTTTTTAATAgtcttcaatttgttttgtctgaAAAAGAACTGGTGACTAGTGGTGTAGCAAGACCTAGAAACAGATGTAGCTTCTTGTTTTACAGCTTAAATTGGTACCATTCCATTTTGTAactatgtaaatttttttgatgcACTCTTTTATCTGCCTTGTTGCTTCATGGAtattcattcaaattcaaaactaaaGATTTACAAATTCAGATACTGCATCAAAAAccataatgatgaaaaattcagATCTTGCAATAGATGCACTAAAATCAAGATTTGATTCTGCTTCTTAAACTTAAGCATTGGTGCACTAAAGTGGCAGAGGAAGGGAAAAGATTTGGAACTGCATTTTTATGCATAGCTTGGTTGTAATACTTAAATTCTATGAGTATGTCAACTAGGGCCATAAGACACCAATGGTCATGATTTGGTTGCATCGCTTGGTCTTTATCttgcttcttctttcctttcttcctgcAGTGCATCTAAAGGAGCTCTAACGGCAGATTTTGTGCAGAGACTTATTTCAGCGATGGAGCCACTTCTTCATGAAAATGTATGAGCCTTTAATATCTAATCTTACTATCAAATGTTTGATTGCTGtgcattaaaatatttttgagcTGAGTACTGTTTCTTCAGTAGGTTCACTATCAATGGTTCTCAACGAGTCATCATAGCGAGtggcaaggaaaaaaaaaagtatgaattGTTCCCTAAGTTGTCTTCCAGCTATACTAAGTGTGCTGAAAAGCAGCAGTGCCCCTTCTTCCGAGCATACTGTTGCTTTTTTTACATATTACTGGGTTGTTACGCAGACTGAATTTCAGAACCCCATTAACTATAACTAGGCCTAGTTGCAACTAGAGAGGGCACTCATAGTGCATTCTGGAACATGATGGGGTGCTGAAACTTCTCTCTCATTCTTGTTTTGGAAGAAAAGGAGTCTGCTGTTTAACCAGTGGTGCTTCTATGGGTCTCTAGAATTCCAAAAAGGAAGCTACAAAAGAATTGCATTCCTTGATGCGTTTTTCAACTTATTTGACCCTAGACGGCAGAAATCTAGTTTATGTATGTTTGTACTCTCTCTGTCAAGCTGTAGTATTTTATTTGGAAAGCTCTGTTCACACCAGTGCTCAACTTGTCAAACGTACTTCAGAGTCTCAACTTGCATATGCATGTTAATAATGTTGCCTCCCTTATCGGTGTACTTTTATATTGAACAATTGGCAAGCTAATATAAGTTATCTGTTGTTGATCAATGTAAAAGATGCCCACGACAGCACCTCCAACCCAAGATGGAGATAGAGCTGGTTGGACAACTAGTCGTGATCAGTTCTTTATCAATCTGTTGCTTGAACAAACTAATAGAGGCAGAAGAACTGAGGTGGGGTTCACAAAGGATGCCTGGAAATCGATATTTCTAGCCTTCAACAAGAGGTTCAATTTAAATTATACCATTTCTCAGTTAAAAAGTCGTTACAGAAGACTAAAAACACAATATAGGATGATCAAGGCTCTCAGAAATCTTAATGGATTTGGATGGGATGATGAATTGAAAGTGGTTACTGCATCTGAGGATGTTTGGGAGCAGTATATCTCGGTAAGTTCTTATTGCAGTCAGTTTTTTCTCTCACTATACGTGACTAGAAATATTGCATCAACTGTCACGAGTGTTTGTATTATGGCGTGCTATTCACATTTTGCAGGAACACCCAGACGCAAGAAACTACAAGAGCAAATACTTTCCCTTCTATGATGAATGTTCCATTTTATTTGATGGTAAGTACTCTGCCAAATTGTTTCCgtttgtttaaaactttaaatatataAACGGACAAAAATTTCTGTATGcaggaaaaagaattgaagggCGTGGAACAATGGTTGGAATGCATAATGGGCTAATGCACGAGGACGTAAATGCAGCAGCCAACACAGACACACTATATTCTACCGATGAAGCAAGTTCTGAAGATGCAACACCTTATGAAGTTCTTGAACAGCAAAAGCATGGTGATACCACATCATCCAGCAGCCATGAGAAAAGGGTCTGTTCAAGCCCAAGGCATAGAATTGCTGTGGCATTAGAGAACATAGCATTTGAGTTTGCTGATAGTCGAATGGTGCAAAAGATGGCCTCTGAGGATGATGCGTCTTTTCGACAATGTATGATAGAGCTCCAAAACATGGAAGGATTGGATCCTGAGGATTGTGTCAAAGCAGTCACTATTCTCAAAGATCCTCTTAATCGAGTTGCATTTGCAACTTTGAATGAAGACCTTCGTCGAAGATGGTTAATTAGTGAACTTGATCAATTCAAATAACCAAGTTTTGGGGGAGGGTTTTGTTTGAGAGAGTTTGTATTCTGGAATTTTTGTTAGTGAAGAGGCTTTGGTGCTAACACTCGACCTTTCTGTAAAGTTTTTGTTGTCTTGTTTTGGTAACTGTTGGCTTTCTCTGAACTTCCGATTACCAATCTTATCCATTATAAAGCACATCAACGCCTGCTCAAATGCACCCTTGCCCATGGGAGATCATTTTTTTCGTGAAATTCATATTTTGAAAGTCTtgtttaaaaagttcaaaaaaaaaaaaacgttgttACCGCAGCCAATAGTTGCTTAATGCAAGTGTACGTGTTTGTATAAGCAAACCTGTTTACGCATTATTAAACCAATGTATCCTTTCAATGAAGGAAAAAGTAGTCAGCTACAGCAATGATTCTGTCCATTACTGATATTTTAACACATACAGTAACAACCGTTGGCCTCAAGATTATGTAAACGAAGTCcttaaaagggaaaagaaaagactCTTGAGTAGCAAAACACTACCAACGTCTGCGTAGAAAATGAGAAGAACCCTTCTGTGGCATAAGCTTCTCCTGGGTGGTGCTAGACAAGTTTGGTCTGAAAGTAATGGGTGAAAGCATCCACATGTTGAGGGAGTAGCCCTATGGTTACATTGATGCTCCCTTCCTCATTGAAGTTCTCGGTAAGACACGCAGCATATGGAAGAGCAGGGGCCAGTTCATACATGCATGTTGGACGTCCTTGCCCGAAATCAAGCTTGTGGAATGGGCACATGGACAAGTCATTGACCATGGTGAGTTCCATCAATGGAGGGAGAGGCACTTGGGGAGCATCAAGTGCTTCCAGATACTTCCTGACATAGTCATCTGTGACTGATTCTTGAGCTGCTTTGATCTTGCCAACTGTCTCGTCCAAACTCTCTTTTTCTAGGTCTCCAACAGTGCATGAGACAGAAGCCAGTACGTATGCATTGCCGCTGAAGGCTTCTGAAAGTGGTGGCACCAACTTGTTCCTGAGGTTCATTGTGAATTGCAGGCATACCTTCCTctccttgtcaaaatttagcGCCTTGTTTCTTGCCTGTTATGGGTGAAATATGTCATCAGTTGAACCTAACCAGTTGAAAAGAAGATTTGAGCAAATTGGAAACCGAATTTGTTCAATCCTTGAAACATCTTTGCtctcaaaaattacaaaacgtTACGAGATGAATACTGGTATTTGAACAAggatcttaattttttttccttacaaaGGACGCATAAGCTAGCATGCTTTCATCAAGTATAATGCTTCTAGGCGCGTATACTGCACGAACAGAACGCGCTAATTAAAGAACAACCGTCATAGCTTTTAAGATCAAATGGGGTGAAAGTCTCAGATACGTCATCTTCCGGTTACATCTTTAAAGGGATACTACATTCATAATGTTGGCTAATACAGACTTTCTTACGCAAATTTAATTGTCCACTAAATGAGCAGCGTCAATGCTCATGATAGGCGATGAAGTCTCTTGTCTCTTTATGAATAAGATTTGACGTATTTATGATTTTCAGCCACATATATCGTCGATGATCGCTGACCACTGATAAGCTAGCGAAAATCtccaagaattttcaaaagCTAGTCTGACAGATCATATGATCGCTGTAGCGAGATCCGAATCTTTGAAATGACAGTGGTGAAATATTTCATCacgaaagaatgcattcttgaaaaTGTTTGTCATCCACCTACCCTCGtccataagagagagagagagagagagagagtaccttccATAGATGGGTTGCTACAACTTCAAATGTGGAACAGTTTCCATCAGGCCCTATTTCTCTTTTGACCCCGTCAATGAATCTGCCGCTCAAAGTAAAAGTTCTGAAAACATAACCGTCGTGCAATGTGCTGCCGATCCGTGAGTAGTTGCATTCTCCTGCTGTTGTTTCAGGTCCATGAGCAGATGACATTGCCTGTTCAATCAATTGAATTAGATGATAAAACGGCACGACCATCTTCGTCATTGGATCACTACTATCATCACAATCATCACACTCTGTGTTGTTCTCATTATTTTGAGCCACCAGCAATTGACTCCTATCGTGCACCGGCTGTATAAGCATGGGAATCACATCTGATCTTCCTGATGTTAACAGAGCCCATGCAgttaaaaacttgaattttccCGGACCATCGAACAAGGAGTGGCTTGTACCAACACCGACTGCAAACCCTCCACAGCCAAATCTTGTTACCTGCACAATTGATAAGTGGATCACGAGATGCGTCAATTTTCCATTTACTAATTCGATATTTCTTGATAAACAGGGAACCGATTTTATGTGACCTAGCTTTTTGGCGCTACCAAATAGATAGAATGAGTCTTTTGTAGATCAAAAACAAACTCGAATGCAATCTCAGCTATGAGAACGACTTGGGAATGGTCACGCATCTGAGAATTATGTGAAAATCAAGACCTGCTTATATTTGGGCTGAACTTAAGATGATCATGAAACAGGCAGGCACAGATTTGCCAAATTAACTCCAGCCTCTGCCATTTTAACTAGTATAATTCTGTTCCACTTGACTTGAGGTTCGGCATGCCAGAACGACCTAGAGTGCAGCTTGTAACATCCATGTGTAGACATTGATGCATCTAAGATATCTGTAACATGTGCATGTATACTTGGGTCCAAGTGCTACTTTATGTCTTAATTCACTACTATTTGAGACAGGTCTTAATCTAAATTAAGGATCAGAAGCTTGGGTCAGATTTGGTTTGGTTAATTGTTTCACAAAACTGAACAGGTCCTCGAGTCCATTAGCTCACCTGAATGACAGTTAGAGGCATGTCAGAGAAGTAGCCATCAAGTGGTGGCCTATGAACAAGCTTCTCATAGAATGGGTTGTACTGTGACAAGTCCCCAAGCTGTGATATTTCCACCTCTGTGGAAGCCTCCACTAAGAGTGCACCCTTCATGTTGCAGATGATGTCAAGCTTTCCACTCTCTTGATTTGTGTGGAGCCTTCCAGCTGCTGGGTACCAATAAAACAGTGTCTTCTCCAATCCCGTCTTCATCTTCTGGACAACTGACTCAAAATCATGAATAGCTGTTCTATAGAAGAAGATCGTGTACATAAGCATGGGACATTTCCTATCGATATTGGAGAGGGGAAGGAGCTCCCCATCCTCTCCTTTTGCAAGTGGGAGAAAGTCTGGGCAGACagaagtgaaattttttatcgTCACGCTCTCAGACTCCATGGATGATGATCCTAAAGGTAATAGACTACCTGGCTTCGAGCATGAGAGGCACgagttcatatatatacacacacaactcctctcactctctcttcctcttgaACATGGACAACAACGTGCACAGGATTGCTGCCCACATTCTGCCATAACGAAGGAGAGAAGGTGAGAAACGAAAGGATCGAAGAGAGCCAGGGATTGTTGTTCGGCAGCAGATCTAATTAACTACTACTTCTTCCCACTCCGTTGCTTGATGATGACCAAGACGTGGTGAAGGAGTTGGAACGTCGAGCCAAGCACGTCCTTGCAGTCAGTTCGCATCCCAATCACGAGCGCTGTTCCCCGCTAAGTCGGAGTCCTTTCCATCAGTATTTTCTTCTTGAGGAAACTTTTCCTGGGAAGAAACTCTGGATCGATTAGACCCAATTGTCTTTCGGATTTTGTTGCCGAAATATGATGTGTGCTCCGGAAATGGCGAATTTTCTTTAGCTAATCTGAGAGCAACAAACAGCATGGTAAGAAAATACGTGAACTCTAGCATACTTAATTTTATGTAGGCTTGCATTGTTATATTCTGTTGGTGACAAAATCCAATCGCACAGCCCTCGCTTATGATTTATTTGGAAATTAAAATCCAATGAAAAAAGCTTGCAATTCGTAGAAATGGCGCATAGGTTTTTCGGgagtttttcttgaaaattttaattttgaaatattttaatttaatttttgtttatcttgAAATATCTCGGGAAAAAAAATACAGCCtaattacatatatgtaaggGCAAATAAACAATATGAATGAACTTTTCTAAGAAATTAACCAGAAAGCATTGCCGTTATCGAATTTACGATCGATCGGGTTCAAATCGTGAAATTAGACTTTTGATTCCCATTTcaaatgtctttttttattgatatttgaatgtgaatccgaatctgaatatgtgaacgttcaaaaaagtgaaagtgaatCCGATCCATTCTCTTTCAGCGTCTATAACCAAAGTTAGAAATACCAAAATCAAATATCTCAT
Proteins encoded in this region:
- the LOC116250377 gene encoding brassinosteroid-related acyltransferase 1-like; its protein translation is MAECGQQSCARCCPCSRGRESERSCVCIYMNSCLSCSKPGSLLPLGSSSMESESVTIKNFTSVCPDFLPLAKGEDGELLPLSNIDRKCPMLMYTIFFYRTAIHDFESVVQKMKTGLEKTLFYWYPAAGRLHTNQESGKLDIICNMKGALLVEASTEVEISQLGDLSQYNPFYEKLVHRPPLDGYFSDMPLTVIQVTRFGCGGFAVGVGTSHSLFDGPGKFKFLTAWALLTSGRSDVIPMLIQPVHDRSQLLVAQNNENNTECDDCDDSSDPMTKMVVPFYHLIQLIEQAMSSAHGPETTAGECNYSRIGSTLHDGYVFRTFTLSGRFIDGVKREIGPDGNCSTFEVVATHLWKARNKALNFDKERKVCLQFTMNLRNKLVPPLSEAFSGNAYVLASVSCTVGDLEKESLDETVGKIKAAQESVTDDYVRKYLEALDAPQVPLPPLMELTMVNDLSMCPFHKLDFGQGRPTCMYELAPALPYAACLTENFNEEGSINVTIGLLPQHVDAFTHYFQTKLV
- the LOC116250003 gene encoding uncharacterized protein At2g29880-like isoform X1; the encoded protein is MVGDKRPMDDDDDDDGLRESKRQRRPGSGRKMENDWHGSGKIRKFTGAMVNKEDRYRAVKEQKTPDFVSASKGALTADFVQRLISAMEPLLHENMPTTAPPTQDGDRAGWTTSRDQFFINLLLEQTNRGRRTEVGFTKDAWKSIFLAFNKRFNLNYTISQLKSRYRRLKTQYRMIKALRNLNGFGWDDELKVVTASEDVWEQYISEHPDARNYKSKYFPFYDECSILFDGKRIEGRGTMVGMHNGLMHEDVNAAANTDTLYSTDEASSEDATPYEVLEQQKHGDTTSSSSHEKRVCSSPRHRIAVALENIAFEFADSRMVQKMASEDDASFRQCMIELQNMEGLDPEDCVKAVTILKDPLNRVAFATLNEDLRRRWLISELDQFK
- the LOC116250003 gene encoding uncharacterized protein At2g29880-like isoform X2, with the protein product MENDWHGSGKIRKFTGAMVNKEDRYRAVKEQKTPDFVSASKGALTADFVQRLISAMEPLLHENMPTTAPPTQDGDRAGWTTSRDQFFINLLLEQTNRGRRTEVGFTKDAWKSIFLAFNKRFNLNYTISQLKSRYRRLKTQYRMIKALRNLNGFGWDDELKVVTASEDVWEQYISEHPDARNYKSKYFPFYDECSILFDGKRIEGRGTMVGMHNGLMHEDVNAAANTDTLYSTDEASSEDATPYEVLEQQKHGDTTSSSSHEKRVCSSPRHRIAVALENIAFEFADSRMVQKMASEDDASFRQCMIELQNMEGLDPEDCVKAVTILKDPLNRVAFATLNEDLRRRWLISELDQFK
- the LOC116250003 gene encoding uncharacterized protein At2g29880-like isoform X3, producing the protein MVGDKRPMDDDDDDDGLRESKRQRRPGSGSASKGALTADFVQRLISAMEPLLHENMPTTAPPTQDGDRAGWTTSRDQFFINLLLEQTNRGRRTEVGFTKDAWKSIFLAFNKRFNLNYTISQLKSRYRRLKTQYRMIKALRNLNGFGWDDELKVVTASEDVWEQYISEHPDARNYKSKYFPFYDECSILFDGKRIEGRGTMVGMHNGLMHEDVNAAANTDTLYSTDEASSEDATPYEVLEQQKHGDTTSSSSHEKRVCSSPRHRIAVALENIAFEFADSRMVQKMASEDDASFRQCMIELQNMEGLDPEDCVKAVTILKDPLNRVAFATLNEDLRRRWLISELDQFK